In Promicromonospora sp. Populi, one genomic interval encodes:
- a CDS encoding MFS transporter — MPTQSATVPAQPSPPSTDPSTDPSTDPSAPPRTTWTPVVALSFGIAILVASEFLPASVLPGLAADIGVSEGTAGLAVAATAIAGAFTAPSIAVLLPRTDRRTVMLGLLAAAALSNLAVAVAPSFAVLLIGRLLLGIAIAGYWSFAFGVGTHAVPGRDRLVSSAISFGVSIATVLGVPVGSIVGDAIGWRAAFGGAAVLCAISAVALAVALPSVPAHPTAGLRMLREALRSTRLMAGIGCVVLVAFGNFAAYPYIRLAIDRIDPAATTWMLLAWGVGAVTGTIVAGMLARWLRPLAGAAPIALGIALVLTANASSVPMLTVAVVLWGFAFNMIPVVVQLWGARVEPQRTESAMALSVTAFQVAITVGSALGGALLDGYGVRPLLLVGAGAAVAAGLGWALLRIPRD, encoded by the coding sequence ATGCCCACCCAGAGCGCCACTGTGCCCGCACAGCCTTCACCACCGAGCACTGACCCGAGCACCGATCCGAGCACCGACCCGAGCGCCCCGCCCCGCACTACCTGGACTCCCGTCGTCGCGCTCTCGTTCGGCATAGCGATCCTGGTCGCCAGCGAGTTCCTGCCCGCGAGCGTCCTGCCTGGCCTCGCGGCCGACATCGGCGTCAGTGAGGGAACAGCGGGCCTGGCCGTGGCCGCGACGGCGATCGCCGGGGCCTTCACTGCGCCGAGCATCGCGGTGCTGCTCCCCCGGACCGACCGGCGCACGGTGATGCTCGGCCTGCTCGCCGCCGCCGCGCTGTCGAACCTCGCGGTCGCCGTCGCGCCCAGCTTCGCCGTGCTACTGATCGGCCGCCTCCTGCTGGGCATCGCGATCGCCGGGTACTGGTCGTTCGCCTTCGGCGTCGGCACGCACGCCGTCCCCGGCAGGGACCGCCTGGTGTCGTCGGCGATCTCGTTCGGCGTCAGCATCGCGACAGTCCTCGGCGTCCCGGTCGGATCGATAGTGGGCGACGCGATCGGCTGGCGGGCGGCGTTCGGAGGCGCCGCCGTCCTCTGCGCGATCAGCGCGGTCGCCCTCGCCGTGGCCCTCCCCTCCGTCCCGGCCCACCCGACGGCGGGCCTGCGGATGCTGCGCGAGGCCCTGCGCAGCACGCGACTGATGGCGGGCATCGGTTGTGTGGTGCTGGTCGCCTTCGGCAACTTCGCGGCCTACCCGTACATCCGCCTCGCGATCGACCGCATCGACCCCGCCGCCACCACCTGGATGCTGCTGGCGTGGGGCGTCGGCGCCGTCACCGGCACGATCGTGGCCGGGATGCTCGCGCGCTGGCTGCGGCCCCTGGCCGGGGCCGCGCCGATCGCGCTCGGCATCGCCCTGGTGCTCACGGCGAATGCCTCGTCCGTGCCGATGCTGACCGTCGCGGTGGTCCTGTGGGGCTTCGCGTTCAACATGATCCCCGTCGTCGTCCAGCTCTGGGGCGCGCGGGTCGAGCCCCAGCGGACCGAGTCCGCGATGGCGCTCAGCGTCACCGCCTTCCAGGTGGCGATCACGGTGGGCTCCGCGCTGGGCGGCGCGCTACTGGACGGGTACGGTGTCCGGCCGCTGCTGCTGGTCGGCGCGGGAGCTGCGGTGGCGGCGGGGCTCGGCTGGGCGTTGCTGCGGATACCCCGCGACTGA
- a CDS encoding DedA family protein, whose translation MIRTTVSDDVAGWLDVLGPLAFYLVVWGLVFVGTAFFVGVFIPFLTGDGLLFGAGIVAGSTDRIDIWVLAIGVGIAAVAGDQVAFLLGRRYGRPYLESRKGRWVRAAVVRTEKFYDLFGWWSVVIGRYMPWARVFVPVIAGVTRMPYGRFLTANIFGALSWAVLITVLGYFAASDPSVRPIAYIVAGVVIAASIVAGIRAWRQERSTTPAE comes from the coding sequence ATGATCAGAACCACGGTGTCCGACGACGTCGCCGGCTGGCTCGACGTGCTCGGACCCCTCGCGTTCTACCTCGTCGTCTGGGGCCTCGTGTTCGTGGGGACCGCGTTCTTCGTGGGCGTCTTCATCCCGTTCCTCACCGGGGACGGCCTGCTGTTCGGCGCCGGGATCGTGGCCGGCAGCACCGACCGCATCGATATCTGGGTGCTCGCGATCGGCGTCGGTATCGCCGCGGTGGCGGGCGACCAGGTCGCGTTCCTGCTGGGGCGCCGCTACGGGCGGCCGTACCTCGAGTCGCGGAAGGGCCGCTGGGTGCGGGCCGCGGTGGTCCGTACCGAGAAGTTCTACGACCTGTTCGGGTGGTGGTCCGTGGTGATCGGCCGCTACATGCCGTGGGCCCGGGTGTTCGTGCCGGTCATCGCGGGGGTGACCCGCATGCCGTACGGGCGGTTCCTGACGGCGAACATCTTCGGGGCGCTGAGCTGGGCGGTGCTGATCACGGTGCTCGGGTACTTCGCGGCGTCGGACCCGTCGGTACGACCGATCGCGTACATAGTGGCCGGTGTGGTGATAGCGGCGTCGATAGTCGCGGGCATCCGCGCCTGGCGCCAGGAACGCTCGACAACCCCGGCCGAGTAG
- a CDS encoding Lrp/AsnC family transcriptional regulator, with product MDAVNRAIVGELLRDGRATYQEVGSAVGLSAPAVKRRVDLMLARGEIAGFTVRVDPQAMGWILEGYVEIFCSGIVSPKVLERDFAPIPEVVRVSTVTGDADAMVHVMATSMEEIERTVERIRTVTHVVKTRTALVMSRVVDRPGA from the coding sequence ATGGATGCCGTGAATCGGGCGATCGTCGGAGAGCTGCTGCGCGACGGGCGCGCCACCTATCAGGAGGTCGGCAGCGCCGTCGGGCTCTCGGCACCCGCCGTGAAGCGCCGGGTCGACCTCATGCTCGCCCGCGGGGAGATCGCGGGCTTCACCGTGCGCGTGGATCCGCAGGCGATGGGCTGGATCCTGGAGGGCTACGTCGAGATCTTCTGCTCCGGCATCGTGTCGCCGAAGGTGCTCGAACGCGACTTCGCGCCGATCCCCGAGGTGGTGCGCGTCTCCACGGTGACCGGCGACGCCGACGCGATGGTGCACGTCATGGCCACCAGCATGGAGGAGATCGAGCGCACCGTGGAGCGCATCCGGACCGTCACCCACGTGGTCAAGACGCGCACGGCCCTCGTGATGTCCCGCGTGGTCGACCGCCCCGGCGCGTGA
- the ddaH gene encoding dimethylargininase: MTQNTAPMAQTAPQRSATPRHYLMCPPTYFDVVYAINPWMDPSSPVDTAKALAQWEALRDAYEARGHRVDVIQPEPGLPDMVYAANGGIVVGGRALAARFTFPERAAEGPAYDRWFDTDAAAPYRRLGEAVETMEGEGDLLLIGKLLLAGTGFRTTPAGHAEVAERLELAAQGIELVPLELVDPRYYHLDTALSVLDDGAVSGETVIAYHPEAFSPAAQETLRERFPDAILVGADDAAVLGLNVVSDGLHVFLSDRARDYADALKERGFIPIGVDLSEIFKGGGSVKCCTLELRPASDTLATAVTTEETPR, from the coding sequence ATGACGCAGAACACCGCGCCCATGGCGCAGACCGCGCCGCAGCGCTCCGCGACGCCGCGGCACTACCTCATGTGCCCGCCCACCTACTTCGACGTCGTCTACGCCATCAACCCGTGGATGGACCCGTCCTCGCCCGTCGACACCGCCAAGGCGCTCGCCCAGTGGGAGGCGCTCCGCGACGCCTACGAGGCACGCGGCCACCGGGTCGACGTCATCCAGCCCGAGCCCGGCCTGCCCGACATGGTCTACGCGGCCAACGGCGGCATCGTCGTCGGCGGCCGGGCGCTCGCCGCCCGGTTCACGTTCCCCGAGCGCGCCGCCGAGGGCCCGGCCTACGACCGCTGGTTCGACACGGACGCCGCCGCGCCCTACCGCCGGCTCGGCGAGGCTGTCGAGACCATGGAGGGCGAAGGCGACCTCCTGCTGATCGGCAAGCTGCTGCTCGCGGGCACCGGGTTCCGCACCACGCCCGCCGGGCACGCCGAGGTCGCGGAGCGCCTGGAGCTCGCCGCGCAGGGCATCGAGCTGGTCCCGCTCGAGCTGGTCGACCCGCGCTACTACCACCTCGACACGGCACTCTCGGTGCTCGACGACGGCGCCGTCTCCGGCGAGACCGTCATCGCCTACCACCCCGAGGCGTTCAGCCCGGCCGCGCAGGAGACGCTGCGCGAGCGGTTCCCCGACGCGATCCTCGTCGGCGCGGACGACGCCGCCGTGCTCGGCCTGAACGTCGTCTCCGACGGGCTGCACGTGTTCCTGAGCGACCGCGCCCGCGACTACGCCGACGCCCTCAAGGAGCGCGGGTTCATCCCGATCGGTGTCGACCTGTCCGAGATCTTCAAGGGCGGCGGCTCGGTCAAGTGCTGCACGCTCGAGCTGCGCCCGGCGTCCGACACCCTCGCCACAGCCGTCACCACCGAGGAGACCCCGCGATGA
- a CDS encoding ornithine cyclodeaminase, with protein sequence MTTVPYLDVAATARWVARRGPEAAIAALTDALERDFARWPELDKRPRIASHSAEGVIELMPTSDAETYGFKLVNGHPLNPSNGFQTVTAIGMLADVRNGYPTFLAEMTLLTALRTAATSALAARYLAPANSRTLALIGCGSQAEFQALGMRAELGIETLRVFDVDRDAMHKLAKHAKALGFDVVLADDAADAVRGADVITTCTADKQNATVLHDADVPAGVFINAIGGDCPGKTELDPAIVARASVFVELPEQTRIEGEIQHQAPDFPVTELWQVITGAAEGRRSQDELVVWDSVGFAVEDWTTLKFVLADVTANAPELLGHLDLIADPEDPKDLFSLVADA encoded by the coding sequence ATGACCACAGTCCCGTACCTCGACGTCGCCGCCACCGCCCGCTGGGTGGCGCGCCGCGGCCCCGAGGCCGCGATCGCGGCCCTGACCGACGCGCTGGAGCGCGACTTCGCGCGCTGGCCGGAGCTCGACAAGCGGCCGCGCATCGCGTCGCACTCCGCCGAAGGTGTCATCGAGCTCATGCCCACCTCCGACGCCGAGACCTACGGGTTCAAGCTGGTCAACGGGCACCCGCTGAACCCGTCCAACGGGTTCCAGACGGTCACCGCGATCGGCATGCTCGCCGACGTCCGCAACGGCTACCCGACATTCCTCGCCGAGATGACGCTGCTCACCGCGCTGCGCACGGCCGCGACGTCGGCCCTGGCCGCCCGGTACCTCGCGCCGGCGAACTCCCGGACGCTGGCCCTGATCGGCTGCGGTTCGCAGGCCGAGTTCCAGGCGCTCGGCATGCGCGCCGAGCTGGGCATCGAGACGCTGCGCGTGTTCGACGTCGACCGCGACGCCATGCACAAGCTGGCAAAGCACGCGAAGGCCCTCGGCTTCGACGTCGTGCTGGCCGACGACGCCGCTGACGCGGTGCGCGGCGCCGACGTCATCACCACCTGCACCGCCGACAAGCAGAACGCGACGGTGCTGCACGACGCCGACGTGCCCGCCGGGGTGTTCATCAACGCGATCGGCGGCGACTGCCCGGGCAAGACCGAGCTGGACCCGGCGATCGTGGCGCGCGCAAGCGTGTTCGTGGAGCTGCCGGAGCAGACCCGCATCGAGGGCGAGATCCAGCACCAGGCGCCCGACTTCCCCGTCACCGAGCTCTGGCAGGTCATCACCGGTGCCGCTGAGGGGCGCCGGAGCCAGGACGAGCTGGTCGTCTGGGACTCGGTCGGCTTCGCGGTGGAGGACTGGACGACGCTGAAGTTCGTCCTGGCCGACGTGACGGCGAACGCCCCGGAGCTCCTGGGCCACCTGGACCTGATCGCAGACCCGGAAGACCCGAAGGACCTGTTCTCCCTGGTCGCCGACGCCTGA
- a CDS encoding M81 family metallopeptidase — protein MTTTRPRVAIAGMSIESSTFSPHRSGWEAFTLRRGDELVAHYPFLADGAPLRDAAEWIGVLHARSLPGGAVPAEVYESVRDEIVATLRAQQAEHGSYDGVLLDIHGAMTVVGRDDAEADLAAAVRAAVGPRTLISTTMDLHGNVPRELAQASDLITCYRTAPHEDVWETRERAAANLLARLRSGGAPKKAWVQVPVLLPGEKTSTRIEPAASIYADVARVAELPGVVDAALWVGYAWADEPSCQAAVVVTGDDEELIVREAERLARRYWEARDEFVFVAPAAPYEECVATALASDQRPYFLSDSGDNPTAGGAGDVTWTLAQLLAEPAFAGVEEGGAAVDVGPRAERGTRTADGASPSDVRRQTAIYASLPDADAARTVAKAWAEHVAGAEIDVEAGARVDDGPHGPVRLRGVVEHVSEGDPDAGIVAVVRIGGLRVILTERRKPYHLERDFTSIGLDPRGTDVVVVKIGYLEPELYNMAADWMLMLTPGGVDQDLLRLGHHRLAAPVHPFHNFEQEPPLRPHLL, from the coding sequence ATGACCACCACCCGACCGCGGGTAGCGATCGCCGGCATGTCGATCGAGTCCAGCACGTTCTCCCCGCACCGCTCGGGGTGGGAGGCCTTCACGCTCCGCCGCGGCGACGAGCTGGTGGCGCACTATCCCTTCCTCGCCGACGGCGCTCCCCTGCGCGACGCCGCCGAGTGGATCGGCGTGCTGCACGCCCGCTCCCTGCCGGGCGGCGCCGTCCCCGCGGAGGTCTACGAGTCCGTGCGCGACGAGATCGTCGCAACCCTGCGCGCCCAGCAGGCCGAGCACGGCTCGTACGACGGCGTGCTCCTGGACATCCACGGCGCCATGACCGTCGTCGGGCGGGACGACGCCGAGGCCGACCTCGCGGCGGCCGTGCGCGCCGCCGTCGGGCCCCGGACCCTGATCAGCACCACCATGGACCTGCACGGCAACGTGCCGCGGGAGCTGGCGCAGGCCAGCGACCTGATCACGTGCTACCGGACGGCCCCGCACGAGGACGTCTGGGAGACGCGCGAGCGGGCCGCCGCGAACCTGCTCGCGCGGCTACGCTCCGGCGGGGCGCCCAAGAAGGCATGGGTGCAGGTGCCCGTGCTGCTCCCGGGCGAGAAGACGAGCACGCGCATCGAGCCGGCCGCGTCGATCTACGCCGACGTCGCGCGCGTGGCCGAGCTGCCGGGCGTGGTCGACGCCGCGCTGTGGGTCGGGTACGCGTGGGCGGACGAGCCGAGCTGCCAGGCCGCCGTCGTCGTCACGGGCGACGACGAGGAGCTGATCGTGCGCGAGGCCGAGCGGCTCGCCCGGCGGTACTGGGAGGCGCGCGACGAGTTCGTCTTTGTCGCGCCCGCCGCCCCGTACGAGGAGTGCGTGGCGACCGCGCTGGCGAGCGACCAGCGGCCGTACTTCCTGTCGGATTCGGGCGACAACCCGACGGCGGGCGGCGCGGGGGACGTCACGTGGACGCTGGCGCAGCTGCTGGCGGAGCCGGCTTTCGCTGGGGTTGAGGAGGGCGGGGCTGCGGTCGACGTCGGGCCCAGGGCCGAACGCGGGACTCGGACAGCGGACGGCGCGTCTCCATCCGACGTCCGTAGGCAGACGGCGATCTACGCCTCGTTGCCCGACGCCGATGCCGCGCGCACCGTGGCGAAGGCCTGGGCCGAGCACGTCGCGGGCGCCGAGATCGACGTCGAGGCCGGCGCCCGGGTCGACGACGGCCCACACGGGCCGGTCCGGCTCCGGGGCGTTGTCGAGCACGTCAGCGAGGGCGACCCCGACGCGGGCATCGTCGCCGTCGTGCGCATCGGCGGGCTGCGGGTGATCCTCACGGAGCGGCGCAAGCCGTACCACCTGGAGCGCGACTTCACGTCGATCGGCCTGGACCCGCGCGGGACCGACGTCGTAGTGGTCAAGATCGGCTACCTGGAGCCCGAGCTGTACAACATGGCGGCCGACTGGATGCTCATGCTCACCCCGGGCGGCGTCGACCAGGACCTGCTCCGCCTGGGCCACCACCGTCTCGCGGCCCCGGTCCACCCGTTCCACAACTTCGAGCAGGAACCACCCCTCCGCCCCCACCTCCTCTAA
- a CDS encoding ROK family protein, giving the protein MVDLGGIHARLGILRHGGELTTTTEVALTVADGPEPVLTQVTAALRDLASAAPDGGRLLGVGISLPGPVDVVRRALDSPSRMPGWSGFDVGTWLEEALGVPAVVENDANAMAVGEHFGHARRTRHSVSVKAGTAIGAGILADDRLHRGAGGAAGDITHTPIPAAADTPCSCGNRGCLETVASGAALVRLLREQGYDVAATADVLALVRNADPVATTLTRTAGRHLGEVLCTVVNFFNPGAVYLGGALSTLEPFVSAIRSQIYSGAHPLMTRDLVIAPSALGADANLVGVGRLLEDALVPHALATTPSEGPR; this is encoded by the coding sequence GTGGTCGACCTGGGCGGCATCCACGCCCGCCTGGGGATCCTGCGGCACGGCGGCGAGCTCACCACCACCACGGAGGTGGCGCTCACGGTGGCCGACGGCCCGGAGCCGGTGCTGACGCAGGTCACGGCCGCGCTCCGGGATCTGGCGAGCGCGGCGCCCGACGGCGGACGCCTGCTCGGCGTCGGCATCTCCCTGCCCGGCCCCGTCGACGTGGTACGGCGTGCGCTCGACAGCCCGTCGCGCATGCCGGGCTGGTCGGGGTTCGACGTCGGCACCTGGCTGGAGGAGGCCCTGGGCGTCCCCGCCGTCGTCGAGAACGACGCCAACGCGATGGCCGTCGGCGAGCACTTCGGGCACGCCCGCCGGACGCGGCACTCGGTGTCGGTCAAGGCGGGCACCGCGATCGGCGCCGGGATCCTGGCGGACGACCGGCTGCACCGCGGCGCAGGCGGCGCGGCGGGCGACATCACGCACACCCCCATCCCTGCGGCCGCCGACACCCCGTGCTCCTGCGGCAACCGCGGCTGCCTGGAGACGGTCGCCTCGGGCGCGGCGCTGGTCCGGCTCCTGAGGGAGCAGGGGTACGACGTCGCCGCGACCGCCGACGTCCTCGCCCTCGTCCGGAACGCGGACCCGGTGGCGACCACCCTGACCCGGACCGCGGGCCGGCATCTCGGCGAGGTGCTGTGCACGGTGGTCAACTTCTTCAACCCCGGCGCCGTGTACCTGGGCGGCGCGCTGTCCACGCTGGAGCCGTTCGTCTCGGCGATCCGCAGCCAGATCTACTCCGGCGCTCACCCGCTCATGACGCGCGACCTGGTGATCGCGCCGTCCGCGCTGGGAGCCGACGCGAACCTGGTGGGCGTGGGCCGCCTGCTGGAGGACGCGCTGGTGCCGCACGCCCTGGCCACCACCCCCTCGGAAGGACCACGATGA
- a CDS encoding winged helix-turn-helix transcriptional regulator, which yields MAQPARPRVAASRLEREILVLVSSGRAGSRKEIAESLGIAPSTVSQRVQAMLASGVLEETGEGASSGGRRPGHCGYPAAPATSVWSTWAASTPAWGSCGTAASSPPPRRWRSRWPTARSRC from the coding sequence GTGGCCCAGCCCGCGCGTCCCCGGGTCGCCGCTTCGCGGCTCGAGCGGGAGATCCTCGTGCTCGTGTCGAGCGGCCGCGCCGGATCCCGCAAGGAGATCGCCGAGTCGCTCGGCATCGCGCCGTCCACCGTGTCCCAGCGAGTACAGGCGATGCTCGCCTCGGGGGTCCTGGAGGAGACGGGCGAGGGTGCGTCCAGCGGCGGACGCCGGCCCGGGCACTGCGGGTACCCGGCAGCACCGGCTACCTCGGTGTGGTCGACCTGGGCGGCATCCACGCCCGCCTGGGGATCCTGCGGCACGGCGGCGAGCTCACCACCACCACGGAGGTGGCGCTCACGGTGGCCGACGGCCCGGAGCCGGTGCTGA
- a CDS encoding peptide ABC transporter substrate-binding protein, with translation MRTTHAGRATRLAVGAAAAVALLAGCSTSPGADGADAGRTDVNYALPANATPNWIVPLGIAGKLATHNSAIMRTLWEPLVAYDGSEGEVGRVAQADLADEITFADDGRSVTITLDEGRTWSDGEPVTSADVKFWFDLVTANTDIWASYSEGRMPDNVTEVATPDDTTVELTFDQVYNPEWLQASQLTLVVPLPSHAWAKTADDEEPDPALAETEEGARAIFDYLVTQSEDLGTYATNPLWQTINGPYSLTGFTDSGQVELTRNPQYDGDDAASIETVNLLPYTSTDAEVNAVRSGAVDYGYIPTTGLDAPEQYEQLGYAVEPWAGWSITYLPYNFNHPELGPVYRQLYVRQALQHLVDQEQISDVIWKGAALPGYGPVPQNPESDFLSEEQKNNPYPFDPEAAAALLADHGWTAGSDGVLECTAPGEADDECGAGIDEGQQLAITILSQSGSAETDNMFAEIKSTFDQAGVAVTIESAPLNTVLSSIAPCTADQPDCDWQLPFFGTAGSWYFGGYPSGERVFGTGAASNFGSYSDEAFDTLMLNSTESTDPSVMQEYSKYGAENLPVMWLPNPVYQVSVIRDGLEGTTQDPLASFHPQRWSWAG, from the coding sequence ATGCGCACCACGCATGCCGGACGGGCCACCCGGCTGGCCGTCGGCGCGGCCGCCGCCGTCGCCCTCCTCGCCGGATGCTCCACGTCCCCCGGTGCGGACGGGGCAGACGCAGGCCGCACCGATGTGAACTACGCCCTGCCCGCCAACGCGACCCCCAACTGGATAGTGCCGCTGGGCATCGCGGGCAAGCTCGCCACCCACAACTCCGCCATCATGCGCACCCTCTGGGAGCCGCTGGTCGCCTACGACGGCTCCGAGGGCGAGGTGGGGCGCGTTGCTCAAGCGGATCTCGCCGACGAGATCACCTTCGCCGACGACGGCCGCTCCGTGACCATCACGCTCGACGAGGGCCGCACCTGGAGCGACGGCGAGCCCGTCACCTCCGCGGACGTGAAGTTCTGGTTCGACCTCGTGACCGCCAACACCGACATCTGGGCCAGCTACTCCGAGGGCCGCATGCCCGACAACGTCACCGAGGTCGCCACCCCCGACGACACGACCGTCGAGCTCACGTTCGACCAGGTCTACAACCCGGAGTGGCTGCAGGCCTCCCAGCTCACCCTCGTCGTACCCCTGCCGTCCCACGCCTGGGCCAAGACCGCCGACGACGAGGAGCCCGACCCGGCGCTCGCGGAGACGGAGGAGGGCGCGCGGGCGATCTTCGACTACCTCGTCACGCAGAGCGAGGACCTGGGTACCTACGCCACCAACCCGCTGTGGCAGACCATCAACGGGCCGTACTCCCTGACCGGGTTCACCGACTCGGGCCAGGTCGAGCTGACCAGGAACCCGCAGTACGACGGCGACGACGCCGCCTCGATCGAGACCGTGAACCTGCTCCCGTACACGTCCACGGACGCCGAGGTGAACGCGGTGCGCTCGGGCGCCGTCGACTACGGGTACATCCCGACTACCGGCCTCGACGCGCCGGAGCAGTACGAGCAGCTCGGCTACGCCGTCGAGCCGTGGGCGGGCTGGTCCATCACCTACCTGCCGTACAACTTCAACCACCCCGAGCTGGGCCCGGTCTACCGCCAGCTCTACGTGCGCCAGGCGCTGCAGCACCTGGTGGACCAGGAGCAGATCTCCGACGTGATCTGGAAGGGCGCGGCGCTGCCGGGTTACGGCCCGGTGCCGCAGAACCCCGAGAGCGACTTCCTCTCCGAGGAGCAGAAGAACAACCCCTACCCGTTCGACCCGGAGGCCGCCGCGGCGCTGCTGGCCGACCATGGCTGGACGGCAGGTTCCGACGGCGTGCTGGAGTGCACGGCCCCAGGAGAGGCCGACGACGAGTGCGGCGCCGGCATCGACGAGGGCCAGCAGCTCGCCATCACCATCCTGTCGCAGAGCGGTTCGGCCGAGACCGACAACATGTTCGCCGAGATCAAGTCCACCTTCGACCAGGCCGGCGTCGCCGTCACCATCGAGTCGGCGCCGCTGAACACGGTGCTCTCGTCCATCGCCCCGTGCACCGCCGACCAGCCCGACTGCGACTGGCAGCTGCCGTTCTTCGGCACGGCGGGCAGCTGGTACTTCGGCGGCTACCCGAGCGGCGAGCGCGTGTTCGGCACGGGCGCGGCCTCCAACTTCGGCTCGTACTCGGACGAGGCGTTCGACACCCTCATGCTCAACTCCACCGAGAGCACCGATCCGTCGGTGATGCAGGAGTACTCGAAGTACGGCGCCGAGAACCTGCCGGTCATGTGGCTGCCGAACCCCGTCTACCAGGTCTCGGTGATCAGAGACGGCCTGGAGGGCACCACGCAGGACCCGCTGGCCAGCTTCCACCCGCAGCGCTGGAGCTGGGCCGGCTGA
- a CDS encoding ABC transporter permease, which translates to MTTAIPAQSGSVQPGVAAPVPVKAQRGGFGRFLLRRVLQALVVVLVVSVIVFALLHALPGGPARGVLGQQATPEQIAAFEAANGLDQPVVLQYLSFLGRSLTGDLGESYLLNQSVADAIGLRLPKTLLLTGLSLVVAVVIAVPIGVYQAVRRNRAVDYWLSTLAIVAYSTPTFFLGMLLILLLSQGAGLFPAAAPQGNGVLEVLSQPAGLVLPVLTGAVPIVATFSRYMRSSTLDNLGEDYVRTARAKGTGYRDVVTRHVLRNSLTPVVAMLGYYLPVMFGGALVVEQLFNYPGMGLLFWSAAQSSDFPVLLGCVLVISVATVVGSLLADVVQALLDPRTRGGLR; encoded by the coding sequence ATGACAACAGCGATCCCCGCACAGAGCGGGTCCGTTCAACCCGGGGTCGCCGCGCCCGTGCCAGTCAAAGCACAGCGCGGCGGCTTCGGCCGGTTCCTGCTCCGCCGGGTGCTGCAGGCGCTTGTCGTTGTCCTCGTGGTCAGCGTCATCGTCTTCGCGCTGCTGCACGCGCTGCCCGGCGGGCCGGCCCGCGGCGTCCTGGGCCAGCAGGCCACGCCCGAGCAGATCGCCGCGTTCGAGGCCGCCAACGGCCTGGACCAGCCGGTGGTGCTGCAGTACTTGTCGTTCCTGGGGAGGTCGCTGACGGGCGACCTCGGCGAGTCGTACCTGCTCAACCAGTCGGTCGCCGACGCCATCGGCCTGCGGCTGCCCAAGACGCTGCTGCTCACCGGGCTCTCGCTGGTCGTCGCCGTGGTCATCGCGGTGCCGATCGGCGTGTACCAGGCGGTGCGCCGCAACCGCGCCGTCGACTACTGGCTCTCGACGCTGGCGATCGTCGCCTACTCGACACCGACGTTCTTTCTCGGGATGCTGCTGATCCTGCTGCTCAGCCAGGGTGCCGGGCTCTTCCCCGCGGCCGCGCCGCAGGGCAACGGGGTGCTGGAGGTGCTGTCCCAGCCCGCGGGGCTCGTGCTGCCCGTGCTCACCGGTGCCGTGCCGATAGTGGCGACGTTCAGCCGCTACATGCGGTCCTCGACGCTGGACAACCTCGGCGAGGACTACGTGCGCACCGCCCGTGCCAAGGGCACCGGCTACCGGGACGTGGTGACGCGGCACGTGCTGCGCAACTCCCTGACGCCGGTGGTCGCGATGCTCGGCTACTACCTGCCCGTCATGTTCGGCGGCGCGCTGGTGGTCGAGCAGCTGTTCAACTACCCGGGCATGGGGCTGCTTTTCTGGAGCGCCGCGCAGAGCAGCGACTTCCCGGTGCTGCTCGGCTGCGTGCTGGTCATCTCGGTGGCGACAGTGGTCGGCTCCCTGCTGGCCGACGTCGTCCAGGCCCTGCTGGACCCGCGCACCCGCGGGGGCCTGCGATGA